The Candidatus Saccharibacteria bacterium oral taxon 955 DNA segment GTCGGCTATCAGTAATTTTCATCGTCACCCTAGGTTGGCCCAGGCTAGTGCTGTAGCTCCCTGTGTCTTCGCGCGCGTAATTTGCCGAGGTCGTGATGAAACTGTCGTCTATAGGCGCTTGCTTATTTAGTTTATATAGACAAATATGATCATCCGTGGACGCCTGCCTAAATGGTGGAGCCTCGTAGGTTGACTTTAGGTCAATTTTTTCGGAATAAAGTAGCTTGCCCCAAGGTTGATTATTACATTGTTTGTTGCGCGTAATCACCGCATCCGCCCCACGCGCCCTCAAGAAGTCAATCGTCTCCGGATTCTCCTCTGTACCAAGCGCACTAAACTGTCCAATATTATATTTACTCACGTGATTATTGATTAATTTCTTGCCGTGAACGTATTGTGCGGTCGCATAATACCCGTTTACCTCAATCGGGCTATCCTGAAGAGGAAGCTCACCTATAGCCAAAATATCACCTCTCTGTTTGAGATAGCTATACAGCTTTGGCATTTTTGCTAGATCAAATAGCGGCGTATTTATAGTCGTTGCATATTCAGCCGCACACACTAGACCTAGCGTGGCTACAATAGCAATCTGAGCAACGTTCTTTTTACTATTTATGGCAAAACGACCTAGTAGTATATAAAGTGTAAACGATGCATACAGCACAAGCATCGCATGCATCGGTAGTATAAAACGAGCCAACACTCGCCACAGAGCAATATGATCTGTCAGGATTCCAGCAAGTGTTGGGATAGTCAGGCCAAACTTATAAATCTTGTCCGGCCCCATAAACGAAAGCATAACTGGCATTGACACCAGCACAATACAGCTCAGCACAACAAACCATCGATCACTTCGATCCGAGAGTTTTATTTTGTCCCTAAAGCTCTTATGCCAAAATATTCGCCAGACAAATAGCACTACACCCAAGACAGATAAGCCCAGGATAACATAGCCGATATAAAGCGTGCTCTCAACCTTATTTGAGTGCTGAGCTTTTTGGCGAAGCATGCTGTAATACCATTCCTGCCCGTGAAAAAATGGATTATATGGAGGTGGCGCCAAGAAGTCAAGCTTCGTAGACGCGTAGACCTTCAGCTCGGTTTTTATGGTACTCGTAGAACGATCGAGCGTCTTTGAGATCTGGTTACCAGATGTCAACTGTACATAACCGATCGGGGCAGCAAGCACTACCAACATCACCACAGCGACCAAAAGAGACTTAACTACGCCGACGATCTTTCTTTGACCCTGCCTCAGCACTGCACTCGCTATAATTATGCCTATAGCAAGTGTCGTGGCAAACACCGTACTCAAAAGCAAGTAATAGCCATCCGTAAAATATCCGGCAACGATCGACAGTGCTACAGCGAGACTTGATCGCCAAGACGGTCGCTTCCAGAGGTACAAAAATGCCCCTAGCTCAAACACAAACACCCAGCTAAATATATTGCCGATATGGTTCACCGTCTTGAACAGATGATATGGGAAAAATGTCGCCGAGAAGCCTGCAAACAATGCAATATACCACTTACCCGTAAGTCGCTTAACCAGCCCATAAATGCTCATACTGACCAGCAAAAATGCGATAATCTGCATGATATTTGTCCCCATAAACGGAGAGACAAATCTCGTCAATAACCACAAAGGAAACGATATCAGCGCGCTAGTTATCTGAGATGGATCGCCTAGATTAGCACCGTCTGGATAATTAACCGCATCAGTATGTCCAAGTAGAGGATTCATATCCTTATCCGCACCCATATTCCAGGTCGTGCCAGCCGTTGCATCACCCGGCTCAGATATAAAGAGTTTAGTGTCGCCCCCGATGACACTAAAATTCATATAGCATAGTGACAAAAAAGTAAAAAACACCATAACCACGACGTATTCCAGGATAGATCCGTTTAAGAATGCGCGGTGGCCAGTAAGTGTTTCGCGAAACTTCTTTTGCCAAGTCTTTTTCATTAGCAATATCATTATAGTTCATAGACACCCCTCGACAAAGTAAATGTTATACTGGTGTTACCATGAATTCTAAGCTCGTCTCTATCGTCGTACCGACAAAAAACTCTGCTCGAACCCTCGACAACTGCCTATCCTCCCTGTCTAAGCAGACCTATAAAAATATCGAGATAATTCTAGTCGATAACCATTCAACTGATGGCACAAAAGAAATTGCCAGACACTACACCCCTCACGTATACACAAAGGGACCCGAGCGAAGTTATCAGCGTAACTATGCCATGACAAAGGCGCGTGGTGAATATGTCTGCATTATTGATAGCGACATGAACCTAGAGCCAGACGTCATCAAACAGTGTGTCGAGCAAATCAAATCTGCAAAAGATATTGTCGGCGTCATCATACCCGAGGAATCGTTTGGTACTGGTTTTTGGGCGCAGTGCAAAAAACTAGAGCGTAGTTTTTATGTTGGTATACCTTATATGGAGGCCGCTCGGTTCTTTTATCGAAAGGATTTCAACGAGATCGGTGGGTATGACGTCAAGATGGTGAGCGGCGAGGACTGGGATCTGTCGCAAAGAATTGAAGCAAAAGGCAAGTTTACACACACCAAAGCCTACATTCACCACGACGAAGGAAAGATTTCCCTCCTGAGAACAATTCAAAAAAAACTTTACTACGCAAAATGCTTCGCCTCATACACAAGTAACTCCAACGACCAAAAAAAAGTCAGCCAACAGACCAGTATTTTTGGTAGATATAAGTTATTTTTCTCACACCCGAAAAAGCTATTTCGTAACCCAATACTAGGTCTAGGTATGCTGTTTATGAAAACTTGTGAATTTGGTTTTGGTGGAATTGGTTACTTATTAGCACGCCGCACTAAACGAGGTTAACCGTGCGTCGATCTACATCGATATTTATTGCCCTCAACATACTTGCTGCCGCAATCAATTATTTACTTTATCCGATCCTAAGCAGAATATTGCCATCAGCAGAATATGTTGACATCACCGTTTCGCTATCATTATTCACTCAGATGTCAACGTTTCTATCATCTGTTATTGCCGTATCGATAAGCCTAGCAAAATTCGACAAAGAGTCAACCGCACACCGACGAATTGCTACGCTACAGGCGGTAATCTTAAAGGTGTTTTTATTTCTAGCAACAGGTTTTTTGCTGGCGTCTCCGTTCGTGATGCAATGGGCAAATACACCTGCATGGTTCGCCGTCCCGATCACAAGCATGATGCTATTCTCTATCCCCGTAACGATTATTTCTGGCTATTTTAACGGCAAGAATCTAATCATTCAGCTAGGTTTTGTTACCGCTTTGTCGGCTGTACTACAGTTTGGGTTTGCTCTATTCGCTGCTCTACTTTTCCATAACGGTTTTATAACTATGGTGTCGATGTCAATTGCCCAGATCGTTACCCTCGCCACCATACATCTAGTATTTCGCAACTCTCAGCTCCCGAAAACATCACCAAAAGCAGTTCTCGACATCAAAATTCGCTCTCCCGAGACCTACCGACTAATTCGCTATACAGTAGCATCTGGTGTCGCAGTCCTAGCGATTAGTCTAGTGCAACTACTCGACCTAGTCACCGCACAACGACTCGCTGAAGTAAATATCAAGCAGTACACGGACCTATACATCCTCGGACGTGTGATATTTTTTGCTGGCATGATGTTGGTGTGGCCGTTTTTAGGCGGTATTAACATCAAGCAACTGCACGCCAATCTCAAGCCCCTACTTAAACTCACTGCTTTTTTTGTTTCGCTACTGATAGCTATGATTGGGCTACTCTGGGTAGCCAGCGAGCCGCTAACCCAGGTTATGTTCGGCGTTGCCTACACCTTTGATTCGGTCGGTGCAATCGTCTTTTTGTCTATGATTTACAAGGTACTACTACTTATCTTAACGGTTATTATTTTGTATTTTATCGTTATCAGAAACGTATCAGCTGTGTGGCTGTCGGTTATCGTTAGCGCCAGCCTGTTTATTGCGTCTTGGATAGTCCCCTCGTCGACGTCTATCGCTCAGCTTCTGCTGATTTTAAACCTTATCGCTAGTGTAGCAACTGTTGTCGGAATAGCTCAGGTCTTGAGGGTTTCTCTGACATTGCCAAATTACCCCTAGATCCTACGGCGTTTATCGTCGTAATCTATGATACAATTATGTTTGATGATCAGACTTATTAAATCAACTTTCTACAACGAGCAGGACACCAAAAACAAGCTGGTAGATTTCGTACAAAAAGCAGAGATCCTAAGCTTTGGACAAGAGTGTATAAAATTTGAAGAAGCATTTGCTAACTGGCAAGGCAGAGAGCATTGTATGTTTGTCAATAGCGGAAGCTCTGCTAACCTCGCTATTATCCAGGCCTTACTAAACTTGGGCCGTATCAAGCGCGGCGACAAGGTCGGCTTCTCGGCTCTCACTTGGTCAACAAACGCTATGCCGCTTATTGAGCTAGGACTAGAAGTAGTACCTGTCGACGTCGAATTAAACACACTAAACGTCTCTAGCTCAACCCTCAAAAAAGTTCTCGAAAAAACCGATATCAAAATGATGTTCATCACCAACCTACTCGGGTTTTGCGATGATATCGACGAAATCAAGCGTATTTGCGACGAAAAGAATATTATTTTGGTCGAGGACAACTGTGAGTCACTAGGCACTGTCTACAAGGGCAAAAAGCTTGGTAACTATGGACTAGCTAGCACCTTCTCCTTCTATGTAGGCCACCATATGTCGACGATCGAAGGCGGTGCGATTTGTACTGATGACGAAGAGCTAGCGACCATGGTACGCCTAGTTCGCGCTCATGGCTGGGACCGAAACCTTGCCGAAAAACACCAGCAAGAAATTCGCACCAAGCACAACGTCAACAGTTCATTCTATTCACGTTACACTTTCTATGACCTAGGCTACAACCTACGACCTACCGAGATAAATGGCTTCATCGGCAACACGCAAATACCATATCTAGATGAGATTGTCCGTATCCGGCAAGAAACATTCCTTCACTTTGCAGAAGAAATCTATAAACGGAGCGACCTTTTCTATCCAATCAAACATGATCATCTCGATGTAGCGTCGAACTTCGCCGTTCCAGTCATATGTAAATCCCAAGAAATCCGAGATCGTCTGGTCGCGGAATGTGACGGGATCGTCGAACTTCGCCCAATCGTTGGCGGCGACATGACAAAACAGCCTTTCTTTGCAAAATACGAGAGCTCGACCGTACTCGAGAATTCAAATGCAGGCCTAATCCACGAGCAGGGTCTTTATTTTGGCAACAACCCAGAACTAACCAGAGAAGAGATATCAAAGATACTTGATATCTTTGCGAAATAGCAAGCATGAAAATCGGGGTACTGATTGATCGACTCAATGTCGGAGGCGTCGAGAAAATCGCTATCGAGGAGGTTCGCGCCCTAATAGAAGCCGGACACGATGCCTATCTAGTGGTACTCCGCAGGAAAGCTGTTGTCGAAAACGCCTTTCCTGACCTCTTAAAAGACGTACCGGTCATCTATCTAGACGATCGACTCCCGTCTATTTTTAGGTTTTCTTTTGGCTTTCCGCTGTTCTTTTTCTTTTCGCTATTTCATCTGACCTACCCGCTATTACTTCCCTTCAAGGTCAAAAGAAATGAGTTTGACTATTTAATAGTTCACGGTACCTATACGATATTTACAGCTATCCAGCTAAAAAAACGCCGACAAATTCCATTTTCAGGCTTTGTCTGGGATCCTGCGTCATACCTGATGCAACGCGTCTATAGGCCCAAGATTCCACATCTAATACACGCTCTACTGTTACCGATAGCGCGTACACTTGATAAGCACGTCATCAGGGCGATGAATAGCGTCCTTGTTGGCGGGACGGCCCATAATAGTTTCATCAAGCAGGCTGATCCCGATGCAAAAATTGACGTCGTCTATCCATCGGTTCACCCTACGCAACGCCCCGCCAATAAGGATGAATATGTATTTGTTATGACAGCCTGGAAAGAGGGCAAACACCCCGAATATCTCATAGAGCTAGCAAAGGCTCTGCCTAACTTAAAAATTAAAATGGGCGGTAAGTGGATTGATCCTGATTATCGTGCTAGGTTTGAAACCATGCTAAAAGAGGCTAAAGTCACCTCGTCTATTGAGGTGCTTGGTAGTCTTGATGAGCAAGAGCTAGCCAGACTATACCGCAAGGCTCTCGTCGTCCTACAAACCAACGATGATCGAGGCTTTGGCATGCCAGCACTTGAAGCCGCCGCCCAAGGAACAACTTTCATCATACCGAAAGGACAAGGGGTGTGCGACCTCTTCACCGACGGCGTTCACGGCTTCTACACCAAAGAAAAAGATACAAAAACTATAGTAAAAAAACTCCAGACACTTATCTCTGACCCTAAAATGGCTGGCGAGATGGGCAAAAAAGCCCTCAAAGAAGTCAAGGCTCACTATTCTTGGAAAATCCACGCCCAGCAGCTAGTTGATATTATTCAGCGTAATTGCGCCAAGCAATAAATCCACCCCATACACCCCTGTTAATATGGTACAATCTTAGTATGAGCAAACAACCTCTCGTCAGTATCATAATCCCCGTCTACAACGAGGAGGCTAATCTGAAATGGCATCATGACCTCCTCAGAGATTATCTAAAGAAACTCCCTCAATCATTTGAAATTATCTATATTAACGACGGCAGTAGCGACGGATCGCTAACCATACTAAAAGATATCGTGAAAAAAGATAAGCTAGCGCGCTACATCTCGTTCTCACGCAACTTTGGCAAAGAGGCAGCAACTACAGCTGGACTCGCCAAAGCAAAAGGTGACGCAGCAATTATGATTGACGCCGACGGCCAACACCCCGCCGAGATGATTGAAACATTCATTCGCGAGTGGCAAGCTGGCTACGCAACTGTTATCGGGGTTCGTACAACTGATGGCGGGGCCGGGTTTATGAAGAGCCTAGGCTCACGTGGTTTTTACTTTATCCTTCAACTACTTGGCGCCGACAACAGTAGCCAGCACGGGCTAACCGATTTCAGATTAATCGACCGAAAAATTATTGATCAATACAACAAGCTTACCGAACATGATCGCGTAACCCGAAACCTCCTCGACTGGCTAGGCTACTCTCGTAAGCTTATTCAGTTTGAAGCCAACGAACGCCACGCCGGTGATGCATCATACTCATTCAGAAAGCTAACCAAACTCGCCATTAACGGTATAGTTAAACACTCGACAAGGCCACTAAAATTTATCGGTATCGCTGGATTTCTAGTCGCTCTAGTTGCGGGGCTACTCGGCATATTTATGGTTATCGAAAAATACCTGCTAAAGGATGCTCTGAACCTATCGTTTACTGGCACCTCACTTCTCGCCGTGTTCTTAAGTTTTATGGTAGGAATTGTCCTATTTTGTCAGGGTCTACTGGCTCTATATTTAGAAAACGTCTACTACGAAACCCAGAACCGTCCTATATATATCATTGAGGAAGAGGGGTAGATCTCATCCATGCATATCGTGTGGTTTTCCTGGAAAGACCGCTGGCACCCACAGGCAGGAGGGGCAGAAACGGTGTCCGGAGAGATTATGGATCGGCTAGCTAGAGATGGTCATACGATTACGCTCTTTACTGCCATGTATCCAGGCGCCTCGCAATACGAGCAAAAGAGAGACGTCTCTATCTATCGCTCTGGAAATCGATTTACGGTTTATCTAAAAGCTCTGTTTTCTTATAG contains these protein-coding regions:
- a CDS encoding glycosyltransferase; translated protein: MKIGVLIDRLNVGGVEKIAIEEVRALIEAGHDAYLVVLRRKAVVENAFPDLLKDVPVIYLDDRLPSIFRFSFGFPLFFFFSLFHLTYPLLLPFKVKRNEFDYLIVHGTYTIFTAIQLKKRRQIPFSGFVWDPASYLMQRVYRPKIPHLIHALLLPIARTLDKHVIRAMNSVLVGGTAHNSFIKQADPDAKIDVVYPSVHPTQRPANKDEYVFVMTAWKEGKHPEYLIELAKALPNLKIKMGGKWIDPDYRARFETMLKEAKVTSSIEVLGSLDEQELARLYRKALVVLQTNDDRGFGMPALEAAAQGTTFIIPKGQGVCDLFTDGVHGFYTKEKDTKTIVKKLQTLISDPKMAGEMGKKALKEVKAHYSWKIHAQQLVDIIQRNCAKQ
- a CDS encoding glycosyltransferase: MSKQPLVSIIIPVYNEEANLKWHHDLLRDYLKKLPQSFEIIYINDGSSDGSLTILKDIVKKDKLARYISFSRNFGKEAATTAGLAKAKGDAAIMIDADGQHPAEMIETFIREWQAGYATVIGVRTTDGGAGFMKSLGSRGFYFILQLLGADNSSQHGLTDFRLIDRKIIDQYNKLTEHDRVTRNLLDWLGYSRKLIQFEANERHAGDASYSFRKLTKLAINGIVKHSTRPLKFIGIAGFLVALVAGLLGIFMVIEKYLLKDALNLSFTGTSLLAVFLSFMVGIVLFCQGLLALYLENVYYETQNRPIYIIEEEG
- a CDS encoding glycosyltransferase, whose product is MNSKLVSIVVPTKNSARTLDNCLSSLSKQTYKNIEIILVDNHSTDGTKEIARHYTPHVYTKGPERSYQRNYAMTKARGEYVCIIDSDMNLEPDVIKQCVEQIKSAKDIVGVIIPEESFGTGFWAQCKKLERSFYVGIPYMEAARFFYRKDFNEIGGYDVKMVSGEDWDLSQRIEAKGKFTHTKAYIHHDEGKISLLRTIQKKLYYAKCFASYTSNSNDQKKVSQQTSIFGRYKLFFSHPKKLFRNPILGLGMLFMKTCEFGFGGIGYLLARRTKRG
- a CDS encoding aminotransferase class V-fold PLP-dependent enzyme, whose product is MIRLIKSTFYNEQDTKNKLVDFVQKAEILSFGQECIKFEEAFANWQGREHCMFVNSGSSANLAIIQALLNLGRIKRGDKVGFSALTWSTNAMPLIELGLEVVPVDVELNTLNVSSSTLKKVLEKTDIKMMFITNLLGFCDDIDEIKRICDEKNIILVEDNCESLGTVYKGKKLGNYGLASTFSFYVGHHMSTIEGGAICTDDEELATMVRLVRAHGWDRNLAEKHQQEIRTKHNVNSSFYSRYTFYDLGYNLRPTEINGFIGNTQIPYLDEIVRIRQETFLHFAEEIYKRSDLFYPIKHDHLDVASNFAVPVICKSQEIRDRLVAECDGIVELRPIVGGDMTKQPFFAKYESSTVLENSNAGLIHEQGLYFGNNPELTREEISKILDIFAK